In a single window of the Abyssibacter profundi genome:
- the recJ gene encoding single-stranded-DNA-specific exonuclease RecJ yields the protein MSERIWRARPPVDTSHLPRHLHPVVRRVYAARGMRVQQEADLRLQHLLRPDTLSHLESAARLVADSLSAGHRIAIAGDFDADGATASAVCVRGLKALGAAQVQAFVPDRFRFGYGLSPALVAEMADYAPQLLITVDNGISSHAGVEAAKQAGMRVVVTDHHLAPETLPAADAIVNPNQPGDQFASKALCGVGVAFYLLSAVRRVLSERREQELPKLAQFLDLVALGTVADVVTLDHNNRILIEQGLRRIRAGRAAPGILALLDLAGRDYTRATAQDLAFAVAPRLNAAGRLDDMSVGIRCLLADDPMEARGLAAQLDALNRERRQIQDSMHADALDDLASLTVDSPQVGLVVTRPDWHEGVVGLVASKVKEARHRPVVAFAPSAADAGMLKGSARSIPGFHMRDALAEIDAATPDLIDKFGGHAMAAGLSLPEAALDAFSQAFDAVARRHLSEEQLADVWLTDGELADSELTLETATALEAAGPWGQGFEAPLFEGRFRLMDQRVVGERHVKLRLAGTSGVEIGGIAFNTEPQPGDAVEVLYRLEANEFRGYINPQLVIEDWRPA from the coding sequence TTGAGCGAGCGTATCTGGCGAGCGCGGCCACCGGTCGACACCAGCCACCTACCGCGACATCTGCACCCGGTCGTGCGCCGGGTCTATGCCGCGCGTGGTATGCGTGTGCAGCAGGAGGCTGACCTGCGTCTGCAACATCTGCTGCGACCCGACACGCTTAGCCATCTCGAATCGGCGGCCCGCCTAGTTGCTGACAGCCTGTCTGCCGGGCATCGCATTGCCATCGCGGGTGATTTTGATGCCGATGGGGCCACGGCCAGTGCGGTCTGCGTGCGCGGCCTCAAGGCCCTGGGTGCTGCCCAGGTTCAGGCCTTTGTTCCCGACCGCTTCCGATTCGGATACGGCCTGTCGCCGGCGCTTGTGGCCGAGATGGCCGACTATGCGCCGCAGTTGTTGATCACGGTCGACAACGGTATTTCCAGTCATGCCGGTGTCGAGGCAGCCAAGCAGGCGGGGATGCGGGTGGTGGTGACCGATCATCATCTAGCGCCCGAGACACTGCCCGCCGCTGATGCCATCGTAAACCCCAATCAGCCGGGTGATCAGTTCGCCAGCAAGGCCTTGTGCGGCGTGGGCGTGGCTTTTTACCTGCTGTCGGCGGTGCGACGTGTGCTATCCGAGCGCCGGGAGCAGGAGTTGCCGAAGCTGGCGCAGTTTCTTGATCTGGTCGCGCTGGGCACCGTCGCTGATGTGGTGACGCTGGATCACAACAACCGCATTTTGATCGAGCAGGGACTGCGCCGTATCCGCGCCGGGCGGGCAGCGCCGGGCATCCTCGCGTTGCTCGATTTGGCGGGCCGGGACTACACCCGGGCCACGGCACAGGATTTGGCGTTTGCGGTGGCTCCGCGGCTCAACGCTGCGGGTCGTCTGGATGATATGAGCGTCGGTATCCGCTGCCTGCTGGCGGATGATCCGATGGAGGCGCGCGGACTCGCCGCCCAGCTGGACGCGCTGAATCGAGAACGCCGGCAGATCCAGGACAGCATGCACGCCGATGCCTTGGATGACCTTGCGTCACTGACGGTGGACAGCCCTCAGGTCGGCCTGGTGGTGACGCGTCCGGATTGGCACGAGGGCGTCGTCGGTCTGGTGGCGTCCAAGGTGAAGGAGGCCCGTCACCGGCCGGTGGTGGCCTTTGCCCCGTCAGCAGCAGACGCCGGCATGCTAAAGGGTTCGGCCCGCTCCATTCCCGGGTTTCACATGCGCGACGCGCTGGCCGAGATCGACGCCGCGACACCCGATCTGATCGACAAGTTTGGTGGCCATGCCATGGCGGCCGGCCTGAGCCTGCCTGAAGCGGCGCTGGACGCGTTCTCGCAGGCATTCGACGCCGTTGCACGCCGACATCTCAGCGAAGAGCAACTCGCCGATGTTTGGCTGACAGACGGTGAGTTGGCCGATAGCGAGCTGACCCTGGAGACGGCGACCGCATTGGAGGCTGCCGGACCCTGGGGGCAGGGATTTGAGGCGCCTCTATTCGAAGGGCGATTCCGGCTTATGGACCAGCGTGTGGTTGGCGAGCGGCACGTGAAGCTACGGCTGGCCGGGACCTCCGGGGTGGAAATCGGGGGGATTGCCTTTAATACCGAGCCCCAGCCTGGCGACGCCGTCGAGGTGCTATATCGGTTGGAGGCCAACGAGTTCCGTGGCTATATCAATCCGCAGCTTGTGATCGAGGATTGGCGTCCGGCGTAG
- a CDS encoding SufS family cysteine desulfurase — MSAVAANGSGLDVEQIRRDFPVLDQQVRGRRLAYLDNAATTQKPLAVLEAVDHYYRHDNANVHRGLHTLAERATERYESARDRLARFVNARDRREVVWTRGTTEAINLVAQCFAQTELGPGDAVLISELEHHSNIVPWQLACQRSGATLRWIPLAEDGTLDLSDLDALLEGVKLMSVAACSNALGTIHPVRQLVDAAHAAGAAVLIDAAQATVHQRMDVQAWNADFVALSGHKAYGPTGIGALIGTTEWLDRLAPWHGGGEMIETVTLEASTWNELPYKFEAGTPNIAGAIGLAAAIEWFDALDHAALLTHEQVLLHAATEGLQQIQGLRLIGTAADKAPIVSFVIDGVHPQDLATLIDQSGVAVRTGHHCAMPTMAKFGVPGTVRASMACYNSLEDIQQLIAATEIAAEILR, encoded by the coding sequence GTGAGTGCAGTGGCTGCCAACGGGTCAGGTTTGGATGTCGAGCAGATCCGCCGGGATTTCCCCGTGCTCGATCAGCAGGTCCGGGGTCGCCGTCTGGCCTATCTCGATAATGCCGCGACCACGCAGAAACCGCTGGCCGTGCTGGAAGCGGTGGATCACTACTACAGGCACGACAACGCCAACGTGCATCGTGGTCTGCACACCCTGGCCGAGCGGGCGACCGAACGCTACGAATCTGCTCGCGACCGGCTCGCCCGTTTCGTGAATGCACGTGATCGCCGCGAGGTGGTCTGGACGCGTGGCACGACCGAGGCGATTAACCTGGTCGCTCAGTGCTTCGCCCAGACCGAGCTCGGACCCGGCGATGCCGTGCTGATCTCAGAACTGGAGCACCACTCCAACATCGTGCCCTGGCAGCTGGCCTGCCAGCGCTCTGGCGCCACGCTGCGCTGGATTCCGCTTGCGGAAGATGGAACGCTTGACCTGAGTGATCTTGATGCCCTGTTAGAGGGCGTCAAGCTGATGTCGGTCGCTGCCTGTTCCAATGCCCTGGGCACCATTCATCCCGTCCGCCAACTGGTCGATGCCGCCCACGCAGCCGGCGCTGCTGTACTCATTGATGCGGCACAGGCGACGGTGCATCAGCGCATGGACGTCCAGGCCTGGAATGCGGATTTCGTCGCGCTCTCTGGTCATAAGGCCTACGGCCCCACAGGCATCGGGGCGTTGATCGGAACCACGGAGTGGCTGGATCGTCTGGCGCCGTGGCACGGCGGCGGCGAGATGATTGAAACCGTCACGCTGGAAGCCAGCACCTGGAACGAACTCCCTTACAAGTTCGAGGCCGGAACGCCCAACATCGCAGGCGCCATCGGCCTGGCCGCCGCGATCGAGTGGTTTGATGCCCTGGATCACGCGGCGCTGCTGACCCACGAGCAAGTGTTGCTGCACGCGGCAACCGAGGGGCTACAGCAAATCCAGGGACTGCGGCTCATCGGAACCGCTGCCGACAAGGCGCCCATCGTGTCCTTCGTCATCGATGGCGTACACCCACAGGATCTGGCCACACTCATCGACCAATCGGGTGTCGCCGTTCGAACCGGACATCATTGCGCCATGCCAACCATGGCGAAATTCGGCGTCCCGGGCACGGTGCGCGCGTCCATGGCGTGCTACAACAGCCTTGAGGACATTCAACAACTTATCGCTGCAACCGAAATCGCTGCCGAGATTCTTCGCTAA
- a CDS encoding homoserine dehydrogenase, with protein sequence MKELKLGLLGLGTVGGGVLTLLARNGEAIARRAGRPVRVVAAAVRDVSKPRPGAEGVHLSEDIDAVIDHPDVDVVLELMGGTDAARDAVERALRAGKPVVTANKALIALHGQALFDLASEAGTTLSYEAAVAGGIPLIKALREGLAANRVHSIAGIINGTCNYILTEMSQTGAAFEDVLAEAQRLGYAEADPTFDVGGIDAAHKLTILASIAFGIPLSFDKVTTDGIGSVTAEDLAYARELGYRIKPLAIARRQEQGVELRVHPTLVPEKDLLANVNGVLNAVVVRADAASPTGYFGPGAGAEATASAVLADVVDLARRSTGTDMPALGQATDASDALAPLAIDEAVCAHYLRLRVADTPGVLKSISGVLAEHAISIEAIVQKELQTPGGTTTVIILTQPVPERVAVAACEQMAALPAISDSIHRIRVEHFDD encoded by the coding sequence ATGAAAGAACTGAAACTGGGCCTGCTGGGTCTGGGAACGGTGGGTGGCGGCGTGCTCACGCTGCTGGCGCGCAATGGCGAGGCCATCGCCCGGCGGGCGGGGCGACCGGTTCGCGTTGTGGCAGCCGCGGTTCGCGATGTATCCAAGCCCCGACCCGGGGCCGAAGGCGTTCACCTGAGCGAGGATATCGATGCGGTCATCGACCATCCCGACGTTGATGTCGTGCTGGAGCTCATGGGCGGGACCGATGCCGCGCGTGACGCGGTGGAACGTGCCCTGCGCGCCGGCAAGCCCGTGGTCACGGCCAACAAGGCGCTGATCGCGTTACATGGTCAGGCTTTGTTCGACCTGGCGTCCGAGGCCGGGACCACCTTGTCCTATGAGGCCGCCGTGGCAGGGGGGATTCCGTTGATCAAGGCCCTGCGCGAAGGGCTGGCCGCGAACCGTGTGCACAGCATCGCGGGCATCATCAATGGCACCTGCAATTACATTCTCACGGAGATGTCGCAGACGGGCGCTGCATTCGAGGACGTGCTGGCCGAGGCCCAGCGACTGGGCTATGCCGAGGCTGATCCGACCTTTGACGTCGGTGGCATCGATGCCGCACACAAACTGACGATCCTCGCATCCATCGCCTTTGGCATACCGCTGTCATTCGACAAAGTGACCACCGATGGAATCGGCTCCGTGACCGCCGAGGATCTGGCCTACGCCCGGGAACTGGGTTACCGCATCAAGCCGCTGGCCATCGCCCGCCGTCAGGAGCAGGGTGTGGAGTTGCGTGTGCATCCAACGCTGGTGCCGGAGAAGGATTTGCTCGCCAACGTCAACGGCGTGCTCAACGCCGTCGTGGTACGTGCCGATGCCGCGTCTCCCACCGGGTATTTCGGGCCGGGTGCGGGCGCAGAGGCCACGGCATCGGCCGTGCTGGCCGATGTGGTGGATTTGGCGCGGCGCAGCACGGGCACCGACATGCCCGCCCTGGGGCAGGCGACCGATGCCTCGGATGCCCTGGCACCACTGGCCATCGACGAAGCGGTTTGCGCACATTACTTGCGCCTGCGGGTGGCGGACACGCCGGGGGTCTTGAAATCGATTTCCGGCGTCCTGGCCGAGCACGCAATCAGCATCGAGGCCATCGTGCAGAAAGAGCTGCAAACGCCAGGCGGCACAACGACAGTCATTATTCTCACCCAGCCCGTACCTGAGCGCGTTGCCGTGGCCGCCTGCGAGCAAATGGCGGCGCTGCCGGCGATTTCCGATTCCATCCATCGCATCCGCGTGGAGCATTTTGATGACTAA
- the sufC gene encoding Fe-S cluster assembly ATPase SufC yields MLEIKNLHAQVEDKPILHGINLTIGAGEVHAVMGPNGSGKSTLGGVLSGRPGYEITEGSVRFNGQDLLDMEPEERAVAGLFLGFQYPVEIPGVSNAYFLKAAVNAWRAARGEPEIDAMGFLAEIRQAMESMDLPTDMIHRGVNEGFSGGEKKRNEIVQMQLLKPALAVLDETDSGLDIDALKLVSNGINALRGPDRAFVLITHYQRLLDYVKPDHVHVLAGGRIVRSGGEDLARELEARGYGWVTGEAA; encoded by the coding sequence ATGCTCGAAATCAAGAATCTGCATGCCCAGGTCGAGGACAAGCCCATTCTCCACGGCATCAACCTGACCATCGGCGCTGGCGAAGTCCACGCTGTCATGGGGCCCAACGGGTCCGGCAAGTCGACCCTGGGTGGCGTGCTATCCGGTCGCCCCGGGTACGAGATCACCGAGGGGTCGGTCCGCTTTAACGGCCAGGACCTGCTCGACATGGAGCCCGAGGAGCGCGCAGTCGCGGGCCTGTTCCTGGGCTTTCAATACCCGGTTGAAATTCCCGGCGTGTCCAACGCCTATTTCCTGAAAGCTGCGGTCAATGCTTGGCGGGCCGCCCGGGGCGAACCCGAAATCGATGCCATGGGGTTTCTGGCGGAGATCCGTCAGGCCATGGAATCCATGGACCTGCCGACTGACATGATCCACCGCGGGGTGAACGAGGGTTTCTCTGGCGGCGAGAAAAAACGGAATGAAATCGTCCAGATGCAGCTGCTCAAGCCGGCCCTGGCCGTGCTTGACGAAACCGACTCCGGCCTGGACATCGATGCGCTCAAACTGGTCAGCAATGGCATTAACGCTTTGCGCGGGCCGGACCGCGCTTTCGTGCTCATCACCCATTACCAGCGCCTGCTCGATTACGTGAAACCCGATCACGTGCACGTGCTCGCCGGAGGCCGCATCGTGCGTTCGGGTGGTGAGGACTTGGCGCGTGAGCTGGAAGCCCGGGGCTATGGCTGGGTCACGGGTGAAGCAGCCTGA
- the thrC gene encoding threonine synthase produces the protein MTKTIPLGLIDRYRDRLPIGADTPAVTLGEGSTPLIPLKRLGQPCQVYVKFEGLNPTGSFKDRGMTMAVTRAAELGAQAVICASTGNTSAAAAAYAARAGMQAFVLIPEGKIARGKLAQAVMHGARILQIRGNFDDGMSLVKEVAEQLPITIVNSVNPYRLQGQKTAAFEIIEALGQAPDVHCLPVGNAGNITAHWIGYTEATGCGTKACSFCEGDCGQLQAPMTDQRPTMVGYQANGSAPFLRGAPVAQPDTVATAIRIGNPQSWDAAHIVQAESGGWFDELSDQEILNTQRRLASEEGVFCEPASAASLAGALRDIESGRIAAGSTVVCTLTGHGLKDPDIAAEHVAGASETIDATLGAVEQALGASLDA, from the coding sequence ATGACTAAGACCATTCCGCTGGGCCTGATCGACCGTTATCGGGACCGACTGCCGATTGGCGCAGACACCCCGGCTGTGACCCTGGGCGAGGGCAGCACACCGCTGATTCCGCTCAAGCGCCTGGGCCAGCCCTGTCAGGTGTACGTCAAGTTCGAAGGTCTGAATCCCACAGGCAGTTTCAAGGATCGCGGGATGACCATGGCCGTGACGCGGGCCGCCGAACTGGGCGCCCAGGCCGTAATCTGCGCGTCCACCGGCAATACCTCGGCCGCTGCCGCAGCCTATGCGGCACGGGCCGGCATGCAGGCTTTTGTGCTCATCCCGGAAGGCAAGATCGCCAGGGGCAAGCTGGCGCAGGCGGTGATGCATGGCGCACGCATCCTGCAGATTCGCGGCAATTTCGACGACGGTATGTCGCTGGTCAAGGAAGTGGCCGAGCAGCTACCGATTACCATCGTCAACTCGGTGAACCCGTATCGGCTGCAGGGCCAGAAGACGGCCGCCTTCGAGATCATCGAAGCGCTGGGGCAGGCGCCGGATGTGCACTGCCTGCCGGTCGGCAATGCCGGCAATATCACGGCCCATTGGATTGGCTACACCGAGGCCACTGGCTGCGGAACGAAAGCCTGTAGCTTCTGCGAAGGGGACTGCGGCCAACTCCAGGCCCCGATGACGGATCAGCGACCCACGATGGTGGGCTACCAGGCGAATGGCTCCGCGCCGTTTCTTCGCGGCGCTCCCGTGGCACAGCCGGATACCGTCGCGACCGCGATTCGTATCGGCAATCCCCAGAGCTGGGATGCAGCCCATATCGTGCAAGCAGAGTCCGGTGGCTGGTTCGATGAGCTCAGCGACCAGGAGATTCTGAACACCCAGCGGCGACTGGCCAGCGAGGAAGGTGTGTTCTGTGAGCCGGCGTCTGCAGCCTCCCTGGCCGGTGCGCTACGAGACATCGAATCCGGCCGGATCGCGGCGGGTAGCACGGTGGTGTGCACGCTGACCGGCCACGGATTGAAGGACCCGGATATCGCGGCGGAACATGTCGCCGGTGCCAGCGAAACCATCGACGCGACGCTCGGCGCCGTGGAGCAGGCACTGGGCGCCTCGCTGGACGCTTGA
- a CDS encoding EAL domain-containing protein, with amino-acid sequence MTSDSIRTRARHPWWTGLQFQLVAVACLLLVALVCAAVWLSEELVGSELVAEAEDAARARAAATATGLTRQLSDAARISEPLAVAVQNGRPASEPLAALGQGLLERAYRRTNGLVVGLGLWPAAGVLTPGRERDGYHWIASDAGIARRDDFNQPDRITYQQELWFTLARYARPGQCAWTGRRTDLLLQRPVVTCVQPLGQGERFAGAVTVDYAVSRLGDMLQSALATNRGYALLVDASGRLLAATDAIDTLTTGAANLAELSQQAPGLSPLALAIHRAEEARVRQSIDLDRYQATDVSALRDATRDLGRAESESLLAVQWTRDQVATDWQRLALPKDPELGADSIARFAPLGTTGWRLIVAESASQELAGANYIVTQTLVVTVGLVIIAMVLLIGLIRLRVLNPMRRIVAALQRTDSLEEALSVSLDESDRNEVGELAAWLNQRSRLLGEIAQQAQAVNTQLVLEVGERKSAVENLAITRERAEMTLKCIADGVITTNREGEIDYLNPVAETLVGRSNQEVRGWSITRVLKLTHANGTAYDEDIVDRALVGGQRLRLADMVLQDASGNRQGVALTIAPVRGRGSEVLGAVVAIHERNESGPTEVKQSVDLSRDALTGLFSRSAFDDDISGLIEEQATEGGRHAVMLIDIDQMRRINAAHGEQAGSELLRHLAHLFTGEISRAGRVYRLGGDKLLVLLRDATLDAAEAQAEVLRRAANRNPFRWEGQNVAAEFSIGLVKVDPGAGTSMELLRRAESAVQSAKAVGGNVIRRYRVEERQTDASNSDAVWVDRLRTGLDQGLFHLMSQTIAPLAHGLASGVEVHVSLEDEEGFWAAPSAFMPAAVRAGLASEIDRYVLHQLLEHVSDQAALDGDQFFAINLSTASLRDPKFLDFVLQEFDAAALPASRVCFEIDESAAIRHRVETHELLSALRPIGCRFVLDNFHSGMDGAELLKALRFDFVKLDQSLSHRAAGERVDRVALEAVIRVLRELKAKVIAGKVDNPAARTPLTELGVDYIQGFIVGRPAPLLFELQTQQAASQSTGTHS; translated from the coding sequence GTGACATCAGACTCGATTCGAACGCGTGCTCGCCACCCCTGGTGGACGGGCCTGCAGTTCCAATTGGTTGCCGTTGCCTGCCTGCTGCTGGTTGCGCTGGTCTGCGCGGCCGTCTGGTTAAGCGAGGAACTGGTTGGCTCCGAGCTGGTGGCCGAAGCCGAAGACGCCGCTCGGGCGCGCGCCGCGGCGACCGCAACCGGCCTGACACGGCAACTGTCCGATGCGGCGCGAATCAGCGAACCCCTGGCCGTGGCCGTCCAGAATGGCCGGCCAGCGAGCGAGCCGCTGGCTGCGCTCGGCCAAGGCCTGTTGGAGCGCGCGTATCGCCGAACCAACGGTCTAGTGGTCGGCTTGGGACTTTGGCCAGCCGCCGGGGTTTTAACACCTGGCCGTGAGCGCGACGGCTACCACTGGATCGCCAGCGATGCGGGCATTGCACGCCGCGACGACTTTAACCAGCCCGATCGCATCACCTACCAGCAGGAACTCTGGTTCACGCTCGCCCGCTATGCCCGGCCAGGTCAATGCGCCTGGACCGGTCGCCGCACCGACCTGCTGCTACAGCGTCCCGTTGTGACCTGCGTTCAGCCGCTTGGCCAGGGCGAGCGCTTTGCCGGTGCTGTGACGGTGGACTACGCCGTCTCGCGGCTTGGCGACATGCTGCAAAGCGCGCTGGCGACGAATCGAGGCTATGCCCTGCTCGTCGACGCCAGCGGGCGACTGCTGGCCGCGACCGACGCGATTGACACCCTGACCACCGGCGCGGCCAATCTGGCGGAACTCAGCCAGCAAGCGCCGGGACTGAGCCCGCTGGCGCTAGCGATTCACCGGGCTGAGGAAGCCCGCGTTCGGCAATCCATCGACCTGGATCGGTATCAGGCAACCGATGTCTCCGCCTTACGCGACGCCACCCGCGATCTCGGCCGCGCGGAATCCGAATCCCTGCTAGCCGTTCAGTGGACCCGCGATCAGGTGGCCACCGATTGGCAGCGCCTGGCCTTGCCCAAGGATCCGGAGCTAGGCGCGGACAGCATTGCCCGCTTCGCCCCGCTGGGCACAACGGGCTGGCGGCTGATCGTGGCCGAAAGTGCGAGCCAGGAGCTGGCCGGGGCCAACTATATTGTGACGCAGACGCTGGTCGTGACCGTAGGCCTCGTGATCATCGCGATGGTCCTGCTAATCGGCCTGATCCGCCTGCGCGTACTCAACCCGATGCGGCGGATCGTCGCTGCCCTGCAGCGCACCGACAGTCTGGAAGAAGCGTTGAGCGTGTCTCTGGACGAATCAGACCGAAACGAGGTCGGCGAGCTGGCAGCCTGGCTGAACCAGCGCTCGCGTCTGCTAGGCGAAATCGCGCAACAGGCCCAGGCCGTCAATACGCAGTTGGTGCTGGAAGTCGGAGAGCGCAAGAGCGCGGTCGAGAACCTGGCCATCACCCGCGAACGCGCGGAAATGACCCTCAAGTGCATCGCCGACGGTGTGATTACCACCAACCGCGAAGGCGAGATCGATTACCTGAATCCGGTGGCTGAAACGCTGGTGGGTCGTTCCAACCAGGAGGTGCGCGGATGGTCGATCACCCGCGTGCTCAAGCTCACCCATGCCAACGGTACGGCGTACGACGAAGATATTGTCGACCGGGCCTTGGTTGGCGGTCAGCGCCTGCGGCTGGCAGACATGGTCTTGCAAGACGCCTCAGGGAACCGCCAAGGCGTTGCTCTGACCATCGCGCCGGTGCGCGGGCGAGGCAGCGAGGTGCTTGGCGCGGTCGTCGCCATCCACGAGCGCAATGAATCCGGACCCACCGAGGTCAAGCAGTCGGTGGATTTATCGCGCGATGCGCTCACCGGCCTCTTCTCCCGCTCCGCCTTTGACGACGATATTTCCGGCCTCATCGAAGAACAGGCCACCGAGGGTGGACGCCATGCGGTCATGCTCATCGATATCGACCAGATGCGCCGCATCAACGCCGCTCACGGAGAACAGGCAGGCTCGGAACTGCTCCGCCACCTAGCCCATTTGTTTACCGGCGAGATCAGCCGTGCCGGTCGCGTCTACCGGCTGGGTGGAGACAAGCTGCTGGTCTTGCTGCGTGACGCCACCCTGGATGCCGCCGAGGCACAGGCCGAGGTGCTGCGGCGCGCAGCCAATCGCAATCCCTTCCGGTGGGAGGGACAGAATGTGGCCGCCGAATTCAGCATCGGCCTGGTCAAGGTCGACCCCGGTGCTGGCACGTCCATGGAGTTGCTGAGACGCGCCGAAAGCGCCGTGCAGTCAGCCAAGGCGGTCGGGGGCAATGTCATTCGGCGCTACCGTGTCGAAGAGCGCCAGACAGACGCCTCGAATTCCGATGCCGTCTGGGTGGACCGCCTGCGAACCGGCCTGGACCAAGGCCTGTTCCACCTGATGTCGCAGACCATCGCCCCGCTTGCCCATGGCCTGGCGTCCGGGGTCGAAGTCCATGTTTCACTCGAGGACGAAGAGGGATTCTGGGCTGCGCCTTCGGCGTTCATGCCGGCCGCGGTTCGGGCGGGTCTGGCCTCCGAAATCGACCGCTACGTGCTGCATCAGCTACTGGAGCATGTCTCGGATCAAGCCGCACTGGATGGCGATCAGTTCTTCGCCATCAACCTGTCCACCGCCTCGCTGCGCGACCCCAAATTCCTGGACTTTGTACTCCAGGAGTTCGACGCGGCCGCCCTGCCCGCCAGCCGGGTCTGCTTCGAAATCGACGAATCGGCGGCGATCCGTCACCGCGTAGAGACCCACGAGCTGCTGTCGGCCCTACGCCCCATCGGCTGCCGCTTTGTGCTGGACAACTTCCACTCGGGCATGGACGGCGCCGAACTGCTGAAGGCGCTGCGCTTTGACTTCGTCAAACTGGATCAGTCGCTGTCGCACCGAGCTGCGGGAGAGCGCGTCGATCGCGTGGCGCTGGAGGCGGTCATCCGGGTGCTACGCGAACTCAAGGCCAAGGTCATTGCCGGCAAGGTCGACAATCCAGCCGCACGCACGCCGCTCACCGAGTTAGGCGTTGACTACATCCAGGGCTTTATTGTCGGGCGGCCAGCCCCGCTGCTGTTCGAATTGCAAACACAGCAGGCAGCGAGCCAGTCGACCGGCACGCATTCCTGA
- the sufD gene encoding Fe-S cluster assembly protein SufD, which produces MSVAFDTLENVFESGVWPSNERGWRTQALAKLQHEGFPSKRLEAWKYTDLSDLADTPWVAAVVSEDTVPEVALLPDTDRFVFINGIFDITRSSIGELPSGVEWEAESVAPPDGEPLHAVAGLNVALARHGLRLRVPEGVSLPRPLEVVNLTSENANGSMHHLRHHIVLEPGATATILEQSLSHEATALSTQNWTLTLAAGANLNLTRLQDTSERHKQVDLIDARIDRDASLTANLLELGARPGRLDVRAQLVGERASCHVQSLLFAGGKSHADHQLRIDHLAPNCSSRTTGRALARDRGRVILDTLVHVARGADGTDSEQQLASLLLTPGAEANVKPELEIYADDVACAHGSTVGQLDDEAEFYLRTRGVPRDAARALLIQSFVRPALQRVPKVFRDTVRRHLVSRLPGAEAMEDFA; this is translated from the coding sequence ATGTCTGTTGCATTCGACACCCTGGAAAACGTCTTCGAGTCGGGCGTCTGGCCAAGTAACGAGCGTGGCTGGCGCACACAGGCGCTGGCCAAGCTGCAGCACGAGGGTTTTCCGTCCAAGCGATTAGAAGCCTGGAAGTACACGGATCTGAGCGACCTCGCCGATACGCCCTGGGTCGCCGCAGTGGTGTCCGAGGACACGGTTCCGGAAGTGGCCTTGCTGCCGGACACCGACCGTTTTGTGTTCATTAACGGGATCTTCGACATCACGCGCTCCAGCATTGGCGAGCTGCCGTCGGGCGTGGAATGGGAAGCCGAGTCCGTCGCCCCGCCGGATGGCGAGCCCTTGCATGCCGTCGCGGGCTTGAATGTCGCGCTCGCGCGCCATGGGCTGCGACTGCGTGTGCCCGAGGGCGTCAGCCTGCCCCGGCCGCTGGAAGTGGTGAATCTGACCAGCGAAAACGCCAACGGCAGCATGCATCACCTGCGCCATCACATCGTGCTCGAGCCCGGCGCGACGGCCACCATCTTGGAGCAGTCGCTTAGCCATGAGGCGACAGCCCTGTCCACCCAGAACTGGACGCTGACACTCGCTGCCGGCGCCAACCTGAACCTGACCCGATTGCAGGACACCTCCGAACGCCACAAGCAGGTCGATCTCATCGACGCGCGCATCGACCGGGATGCCAGCCTCACGGCCAATTTACTCGAGCTGGGTGCCCGCCCCGGCCGGCTGGACGTCCGGGCCCAGCTCGTTGGCGAGCGCGCCAGTTGTCACGTTCAGTCCCTGCTGTTTGCCGGTGGCAAGTCCCACGCCGATCACCAACTGCGCATCGACCACCTCGCGCCGAACTGCAGCAGCCGGACGACCGGCCGCGCCCTGGCGCGGGATCGGGGACGTGTCATTCTCGACACCCTCGTCCACGTGGCGCGCGGCGCTGACGGAACCGATTCGGAGCAGCAGCTGGCCAGTCTGCTGCTCACCCCCGGCGCCGAGGCCAATGTGAAGCCGGAACTGGAAATTTATGCCGATGACGTCGCCTGCGCCCACGGTTCGACTGTGGGTCAGCTGGACGACGAGGCTGAGTTTTATCTGCGCACCCGGGGCGTGCCCCGCGATGCGGCCCGGGCCCTGCTGATTCAAAGCTTTGTGCGGCCAGCTCTGCAGCGGGTTCCGAAGGTGTTTCGCGACACCGTGCGCCGCCATCTGGTCTCACGACTCCCCGGTGCCGAGGCGATGGAGGATTTCGCGTGA